GTTTGTAGTATAATTTGTGTATAGGGAAGGGGTCTTGCTCATGATAAAATTTGTACTTCTTTGTTGCTGACACAGAGTAAGTTGAAGTATCCTTGAAGTATCCTTTGTTTTTGCCTCGACTCCTTGTTAAAAAAAGATAGCACCCCGGTGAATTATATTGCCATCCCTTGTTAACTGATGTAGGTTGTTGGTAAATGAATCAAAAAAACAAGCACACaggtcaacaacaacaaaaaaagaacaaggcTTCTAGCTGAGATAATATTGCACATCAGGTAGAAATATCAATGCTCGCAGACAGTGCAACAAGAGAATTTAACGTAGGTATAAGAATAGCTTGTTCTCTCctgaacatgggggggggggggggaattaattagaaagagaagaaagtacACTTCTTTATTCAAAGTAacatagatattcataattaaGTTGTGTAAAGATCATATTATATGAGCGCCTTCTGTCGAGTACATCATGTGAGGCAAGGTTCCTGGCCAGACCCGGATGAAATCCCACCCACCTCTACAGCACCGGCTGTGATCAAGGCACATCCCCGAAGGTCCAGAAGCTGGACCTTGGCCGACTtgcggagcacgcgaacgaggaAGTCGTCATTGGTGCCGAGGTTTGTCGGGAGTACCACTTGGCATGCGACGTCGTCGGCCACAGCTAGACTCAGCTCCTTTAAGTGAAGAAAACCTGGCGCTGCTTCCTAAGAAGAAatagatattttaaaaaaaatacacagatgtaAACAAAGTGGCAAATTAATTTCAAGTTTTAATTGGGTATATGGGTATACGGCCACACAAAAACCACACCCAAAGAAATAGAATATGTAAGCAAACACCTACATAACCTTCATATGAAAAATGATGACTTTCAATTCTCTATATGTCAAGATGGCATACATTTCTCAGTGTCTTACTGTCTTCAGGTCCAATTTGGGTAATGTGGTAACACTGGAAATTCTTCCCACAGCAGCTGTGCAAGTGTCATATTCTTGAAAGTGACTacgcaaaaaagaaaattcaaaccagaaaattgaattcattttatggtttaaacaataaaaaactgATGCAACATTTTTTTGGAACTTGTGTCAGGGAATCAAATTTCCATAGAAAATATGTGGTAATGTACTGCCATTAATATATCTGGAGAAGAATCATAGATATGTTAGAACTAGAACTTAAAATATATACTGAGAAATTTAAACAGAGTATCTCTTTTAAGAAACTGTAATGACAAAGAGGCTTCCATTACAGTCATGTGATCTTATGGGGCGCCTATCTAATAAGTTATTATGTAACTACCTGACCTTTCAAAGGTTATGACTTTGCTTAATAAGAGAATGCTTCTTATCAACAAGCCTGAATTCATGGAATCTTCGACTTGTTGATGAGGTGCACTCTCCCGCGAGATCTCTGCAGGCATATCACTACCTTTGTTTTGGCCGATGCATTGGATGCCTGCACCCTCGTTCCAGCCAGTCGCAGAATCTCCAGGAGTGGGCAGCTGGTTTGCATGTGCTCCACGGGAATGGAAAGACACTCCACGGTCACTCTACAGTTGGACATGTCAAGAAGTCGCAGGTTTCCACAGTAAGACTGCAAAGAGAGATCAATAAATCAAGCATAATATTTGAAGCACGATCTTGAATGTGATAGATTATACGTACAACATTTACATGAggtgtgagttttcttcaattcatcGTGTGAAAATGAGAAGGGTGGTAAGTtaccactaaacccatagtgtttgAGACAACTTACCTAGTAActcccttctcattctcaaccgcTGAATTTGTCAGCCCTCAGCAGAAACTGACTTtgtaagatcacaactgctgatctacattttcaacaaacaaGTCAGAAAAGGGGATCAAGCGGGAATtaaacctgtcatctactgcttgaTGTACTGTTAGATGTACTGCTAGATGTAGATCCGCAGTTgctatcttacaaatttcatttgtatagaaagaaaacaaattgaaaaaaactcattcctcatattttcagccctctgcttaataatctcttgctAACATTATTAGTCTAAGCGTCACAAGCAGAGTAAGTCAAAGATGAGCACATTTTGCTTGAGGGTCTTTTAAGAtctgtgtgtgtgattattCCTTGTGAGCCCAGAGAAAGCCATCTAATGATTTATTACATAACCACCTGACCTTCCAAAGATTACGACCTTGCTCAAATATTTGTTGGTTGGCAAAATGTGTTTCATGAAATACCACTTCTACTGAACAAGTTGTTTACATCAACCAGCAAATTGCTAGGTTCACCCACCGGCGGTCAGTGTCAAACGTATAATGAATAAACCTCTTCACATAGAACTCCTGTCATTGACTGATTTTTTTACATCAAATGCTGGCATCAGATTTCAGCAATTCAAAAGCACAGGTTACAAAGATCAGACATGAGTCTCAAGACCCTTGCATTGGGGCTTGCTTTTTGCTTCAGGCTTGACTTCATCCTACGTGACAATGTTctgaagaagaaagaggaggaggaggaggaggaggaggagaatagCCTGGACTTAACCATGGCAACCACTTTCAACTACGCATCTCCGCTCCTCGCGTCAAACTGCGCAATGGATCTGTGCAGTGGCAAGGCCTCCAAATCAATTCATGACAGAGTTGATGAGTGCAACAACTCGAGAAACGCGATCCAAAAGGCGTTTGCAAACATGTTTCGACAGTGGGTACTGAAATGcgtttcaaacatgggaaaactgataaacgcagccttacTTTGATGGAGTTCAGGAGGCTAACTGAGCTGCTGATCGTACATCCCGCCAACTGGAGCTCCTCTATCTTTCCACCTGCCTCCTTCAGGAGATCTCGGATGTTGGGAGAAGACACTAGAGAATTCTGCCATGAGGCAAAAAGAGACCCAAACACAAGTACACTAAAGCTCTGTGTATGTCTGTCATTTTCCATCATGAACAAGCACACATGCACAATTTTACTTTCCATGATATTTACTCAATTTCATTGAAATGATACATGAGACAGTAATTAAAACTATTATTGCTGTCCAGAGTAACAGAATTGCATAACTTGGTCACAATGAACACAAACATTCCCTTTCCTGCATACTTTTTTCACACAGTGGAAGTAGAAATTTAAAATTAAGCattgaaacacatttcattcagtcagtcattcaatcatttatcaatttattcattcatctatttattcatgCACTGAACAAATCAATTATTTAACTGATTGACAGAAAAATATACATACGTATATCAACACAAGCACATACAtcctatatacatacacacagaccaTACATTAATGTGCCAAGCCCTGTAAGAGGTAATCCACACAATCGAAGGATAAGATTAACACTACTGAAAGGAATGAGTACCCTACGAAGAGAGCAATGAACAAAAGAACCAGGAAACACTGACACACtacaaacatacatgcatacaaagCTATAAGTGCTCCTGTAAAGTGTGAATTAAAAATGGCCTCAAAGTGGGAGATTTCGAGCCAAAAGTGGAAGAGTTGTAGTCTCTGATTACAGATATGGCAGGGGGATTTGACTGTCATTGTATGACACAGCTAAACTCACCCCTGTGAAGCCCAGATCCAGCTGCCGTAGATCATGGCAGCTATCTTTGATGGCGGCGAGAGATCGGCAGGTCAGCTTGCCACATCCTTGGAGACAGAGGTTGCGAATGTTGGGACACTCCTCAACCAGATTCTGTGCCACACATGGCAAgtcaagaaaatacaaacaaaaaactcatgttttatatttttacaaaacCCTCAAAGGGGTAACATATTGATGAACTTGAGAAATGACTCTTTTACCCTCTTTGCTGAAATTTAATAAAAGCTAAACTaatgcaaattaaaaaaagaataacaaatcaCTCAGACAAATCATCTCATTACCTGAACACTGCAAAACTTGCTACATGTTTAGATTCTTAAATTCTTACATTTTATGGTTACTATTTTCTTCAAGTTAAAGGGAAGGGAATGAAATTAGTTttggggagagggggagggtctTGCAAAAGAAGGCACAAGCTGTTGAGACAATCAACTTTATTGTTATTTCATCTTTTCCACTGTAGATCAACTGTAGAATCAACTTAGACTTGATAATGTTATTACACCAGAGTAATTTTGCAAACTTTCATTATGGAGACTTTTCAGAAAAACTCAATTAATCCGCTCTACAAATAATGGCCAACTGCACCGGAGGTTTGAAGGGCTCTTTCCTGTTTTCAAGTGACTACATGACAATGGCTCACCATTAGGCCACTGTCAGTCAGTTTGGTCCACTGGCCAAGGTTGATAGTGATGAGCTGAGATGAGAAGCGGTTAGCGGTCAGCCACGCCAGCGTGGCATCTGTTGCCTTGATTCGACCATTGTCCAGATTGACATCGCGCCACAGGACAGGCGACCTGGCAGCTTCTCTCCACAGCCGACACACCCTGGAAGCCCTGGGGGAAAATAACAAAGGTAAAAACCAATCAAAGGTAAGCCAGAGGTGAACAGTCAAACAAGAAAAGGAACCTGCtgttttgtgtgggttttttttttttttttttgtatccaaCATGAGATAGAGCTTGAAATATAGATCATGACATTTAAATCATCTATAATAATTATAGAGTCCCATGAACACAgaccatatcattatcattatattatcagtatcattataAGTAGTAGTATCATTACCTTGACACCATCCTCATCCATTAACCTTAGTAACATTGGTATCATaccatgaatatcattattattattctcaaCAGAACTCATCAAATGTAAGCAAGACACCACTTACAATGCTTTTCCAAAAGACACATACAGCCACCACACTGCCCCTCCCCTCATGCATCACACACACATCCATATATCATCATAAATGAGGATGGCATCCTGCTCAACTCTCTTCCACAGCGACGACACCCACCTGCACAGAAGAGGGACCACTCCCACCTTCCTGACGGCGAACATCAGGATTCTCTGGAGAGCCACGAGTGGCATCCTCTGACCCCAAGGGTCATCCCCGT
The Diadema setosum chromosome 21, eeDiaSeto1, whole genome shotgun sequence DNA segment above includes these coding regions:
- the LOC140244726 gene encoding F-box/LRR-repeat protein 6-like, whose protein sequence is MPRSVPKGIFGLPSRNMLFSFTPRAGDEWPDEADDDDDSDYEPGKSLKTMVEDMPRSSDSEYSEDFHKSSHSTKRKRKTKLKSNKRTKKSKESPSKFAVKKKKKKDTTKRERTKKTSRTKTKLSNRSKTKKEQTAQRSFQRGGINGEAGTSSGMADGDDPWGQRMPLVALQRILMFAVRKVGVVPLLCRASRVCRLWREAARSPVLWRDVNLDNGRIKATDATLAWLTANRFSSQLITINLGQWTKLTDSGLMNLVEECPNIRNLCLQGCGKLTCRSLAAIKDSCHDLRQLDLGFTGNSLVSSPNIRDLLKEAGGKIEELQLAGCTISSSVSLLNSIKSYCGNLRLLDMSNCRVTVECLSIPVEHMQTSCPLLEILRLAGTRVQASNASAKTKEAAPGFLHLKELSLAVADDVACQVVLPTNLGTNDDFLVRVLRKSAKVQLLDLRGCALITAGAVENLPIENLEQLYMARCTLLKTGVENIIAKWSHSLVEVDLSWNTYQGASLDVAIQSLSTSDALRTLDLSGTNASPDSVRLLLEGCSKLTCLKLTSCRSLPRGTKRWYKGKELRELRKELS